The genomic stretch GGAAGGCGACAGTCTCAGCGCCGATGGCCTGGGCCGCATTGACTTTAAGCGTGTGGTCAACGAAACCCGGCGCGGCAATTACAAGGTCGAACTGGACGTCCACAAGTAACCGTGATTGACCTGACCGCGCGCAATCCGGTGCCCAACCCCAGCGACCTGACGGCCGAACTGGTGCCCAGTCCGCGCTACCGGCAGGTGCGCTTTGAGACCTACCATCCCAACCCCGATTACCCCAGTCAGGCGGCGGCCCGCACGGCCCTCCAGGCGTTTTTGAAGGGCGCACAGGTGAGGCCCGGCGGGTTTCGGCTGTTTCGCCGCGCCAAGCCCGAGGGCCGGGGGCTATACCTGGACGGCGGCTTTGGCGTGGGCAAGACGCACCTGCTGGCCAGCGCCTGGCACGCCGCGCAGGGCACCGCCGCCCTGATGAGCTTTCAGGACCTGATGTACATCATCGGTGCCCTGGGCATGATCCGCGCGGTGGACGCCTTCCGGCAGCACGATCTGCTGCTGATTGACGAGTTCGAGCTGGATGACCCTGGTAATACGCATATGGCCAATACCTTTCTGGGCCAGCTGATGCCCGGCGGCACCAGCGTCATCGCCACCAGCAACACCGAGCCTGGTGCGCTGGGGCAGGGCCGCTTTAACGCCACCGACTTCCAGCGGCAGATTCAGGGCATTGCCAGCCGCTTTGACACCTGGCGTATTGACGGCCCCGACTACCGGCAGCGCGGTGTGCGGCCTGAAGACACCCTAAGCGCCGGAGAAGACGCCGTCTGGGAAGCGCGGCAGAATCCGGTCACATTGGCCCGTATCAGTCACCGGGACCTGAGCCGGCATCTGCTGCAG from Deinococcus betulae encodes the following:
- the zapE gene encoding cell division protein ZapE, translating into MIDLTARNPVPNPSDLTAELVPSPRYRQVRFETYHPNPDYPSQAAARTALQAFLKGAQVRPGGFRLFRRAKPEGRGLYLDGGFGVGKTHLLASAWHAAQGTAALMSFQDLMYIIGALGMIRAVDAFRQHDLLLIDEFELDDPGNTHMANTFLGQLMPGGTSVIATSNTEPGALGQGRFNATDFQRQIQGIASRFDTWRIDGPDYRQRGVRPEDTLSAGEDAVWEARQNPVTLARISHRDLSRHLLQVHPSRFAQLLHGVGAVGVTDLAAMPDQNVALRFVHFIDKLYDLGLPAAFTGQSLGGLFIDTYRHGAYAKKYSRCLSRLSEVLKEARVG